A single window of Leclercia adecarboxylata DNA harbors:
- the hpaG gene encoding 4-hydroxyphenylacetate degradation bifunctional isomerase/decarboxylase: MKGTVFAVALNHRSQLDAWRDAFNQPPYNTPPKTAVWFIKPRNTLIRSGDAIPHPEGEQVLSGATVALIVGKTASKISPEEAADYIAGYALANEVSLPEESFYRPAIKAKCRDGFCPVGESASINNVDNLTIVTEINGREVDRWSTADLQRNAATLLSELSAFATLNPGDAILLGTPQSRVALHPGDRVRVRAEGLPTLENSVVHARELAKERTFAWPLSTSGTLFALGLNYADHASELDFKPPTEPLVFIKAPNTFNEHNQTSVRPDNVEYMHYEAELVVVIGKTARNVTEADAMEYVAGYTVCNDYAIRDYLENYYRPNLRVKSRDGLTPIGPQIVDKSAIADPHNLTLRTWINGELRQQGSTADLIFSIPFLIAYLSEFMTLQPGDMIATGTPKGLADVRPGDEVVVEVEGVGRLVNRIVSEEAK; this comes from the coding sequence ATGAAAGGTACTGTTTTCGCGGTGGCACTCAATCACCGCAGCCAGCTCGACGCCTGGCGCGACGCATTTAACCAGCCCCCTTACAACACGCCGCCGAAAACCGCCGTCTGGTTTATCAAACCGCGCAATACCCTGATCCGCTCCGGCGATGCCATCCCGCATCCCGAAGGCGAACAGGTGCTGAGCGGCGCGACGGTCGCGCTGATTGTCGGTAAAACCGCGAGCAAAATCAGCCCGGAAGAGGCCGCCGACTACATTGCCGGGTACGCGCTGGCGAACGAGGTAAGCCTGCCGGAGGAGAGCTTCTACCGCCCGGCGATCAAAGCCAAATGCCGGGACGGGTTCTGCCCCGTGGGTGAAAGCGCGTCGATTAATAACGTCGATAACCTGACGATCGTCACCGAGATCAACGGCCGGGAAGTGGATCGCTGGAGCACTGCCGATCTGCAGCGCAACGCCGCCACCCTGTTGAGCGAGCTGAGCGCCTTCGCCACCCTCAATCCGGGCGACGCCATTCTGCTGGGCACCCCGCAGTCCCGCGTGGCCCTGCACCCGGGCGACCGCGTGCGCGTGCGGGCTGAAGGGCTGCCGACGCTGGAAAACAGCGTGGTTCACGCCCGCGAGCTGGCAAAAGAACGCACCTTCGCCTGGCCGCTCTCCACCAGCGGCACGCTGTTTGCCCTGGGGCTGAACTACGCCGATCACGCCAGCGAGCTGGACTTTAAACCGCCCACCGAGCCGCTGGTATTTATCAAAGCGCCGAACACCTTTAACGAGCACAACCAGACTTCCGTGCGCCCGGACAACGTCGAGTACATGCACTATGAAGCCGAGCTGGTGGTGGTGATCGGCAAAACCGCGCGTAACGTCACCGAAGCCGACGCCATGGAGTACGTGGCGGGGTACACGGTCTGCAACGACTACGCGATCCGCGATTACCTGGAAAACTACTACCGTCCGAACCTGCGGGTGAAAAGCCGCGACGGCCTGACGCCCATCGGCCCGCAGATCGTCGATAAATCGGCGATTGCCGATCCGCACAACCTTACCCTGCGCACCTGGATCAACGGCGAGCTGCGCCAGCAGGGCAGCACCGCCGATCTGATCTTCAGCATCCCGTTCCTGATCGCGTATTTGAGTGAGTTTATGACCCTGCAGCCGGGCGACATGATCGCTACCGGCACGCCAAAAGGGCTGGCCGACGTGCGCCCGGGCGATGAAGTGGTAGTGGAAGTGGAAGGCGTTGGCCGTCTGGTCAACCGGATTGTCAGCGAGGAGGCAAAGTAA
- the hpaD gene encoding 3,4-dihydroxyphenylacetate 2,3-dioxygenase, giving the protein MGKLALAAKITHVPSMYLSEIPGKNFGCRQGAIDGHKEISRRCRELGVDTIIVFDTHWLVNSAYHINCADHFKGIYTSNELPHFIRDMTYDYDGNPELGQLIADEAVAMGVRAKAHNIPSLKLEYGTLVPMRYMNADKHFKVVSISAFCTVHDFADSRRLGEAIVSAIEKYDGTVAVLASGSLSHRFIDDQRAEEGMNSYTREFDRQMDERVVKLWREGQFREFCSMLPEYADYCYGEGNMHDTVMLLGMLGWDNYDGKVEFLTELFPSSGTGQVNAVFPLPA; this is encoded by the coding sequence ATGGGCAAGTTAGCGTTGGCCGCAAAAATTACTCACGTGCCGTCGATGTATCTCTCTGAGATACCCGGTAAAAACTTTGGCTGCCGTCAGGGGGCCATCGACGGACATAAAGAGATCAGCAGACGCTGCCGCGAGCTGGGGGTCGATACCATCATCGTCTTCGACACCCACTGGCTGGTAAACAGCGCCTACCACATCAACTGTGCGGACCATTTTAAAGGCATCTACACCAGTAACGAGCTGCCGCACTTTATCCGCGACATGACCTACGACTACGACGGCAACCCCGAGCTGGGCCAGCTGATTGCCGACGAAGCGGTAGCGATGGGCGTGCGCGCCAAAGCGCACAACATCCCGAGCCTGAAGCTGGAGTACGGCACCCTGGTGCCGATGCGCTACATGAACGCCGATAAGCACTTCAAAGTGGTCTCCATCTCGGCGTTCTGCACCGTGCATGACTTTGCCGACAGCCGCAGGCTGGGCGAGGCCATTGTCAGCGCCATCGAAAAATATGACGGCACCGTGGCGGTGCTGGCCAGCGGCTCGCTGTCGCACCGCTTTATCGACGACCAGCGCGCAGAGGAAGGGATGAACAGCTACACCCGCGAGTTCGATCGCCAGATGGACGAGCGGGTGGTGAAGCTGTGGCGCGAAGGCCAGTTCAGGGAGTTTTGCAGCATGCTGCCGGAGTATGCCGACTACTGCTACGGCGAAGGCAATATGCACGACACGGTGATGCTGCTCGGCATGCTCGGCTGGGACAACTACGACGGTAAGGTGGAGTTTCTCACCGAGCTGTTCCCCAGCTCCGGCACCGGCCAGGTTAACGCCGTCTTCCCTCTGCCCGCTTAA
- a CDS encoding 5-carboxymethyl-2-hydroxymuconate Delta-isomerase, with amino-acid sequence MPHFIVECTENIREQADLPGLFARVNEALAATGIFPLGGIRSRAHWVDTWQMADGRHDYAFVHMTLKIGAGRSLESRQQVSEMLFALIKDHFAGLMAARYLALSFEIEELHPTLNFKQNNVHALFK; translated from the coding sequence ATGCCGCACTTTATTGTCGAATGTACCGAGAACATCCGTGAGCAGGCCGACCTGCCGGGCCTGTTTGCCCGCGTCAACGAGGCGCTGGCCGCCACCGGGATCTTCCCCCTCGGTGGGATCCGCAGCCGCGCGCACTGGGTGGACACCTGGCAGATGGCCGACGGCAGGCACGATTACGCTTTTGTGCATATGACGCTGAAAATCGGTGCCGGGCGCAGCCTTGAGAGCCGTCAGCAGGTGAGTGAGATGCTGTTTGCGCTGATTAAAGACCATTTCGCCGGGCTGATGGCCGCCCGTTACCTGGCGCTGTCGTTTGAAATCGAAGAGCTGCACCCGACGCTGAACTTCAAACAGAACAACGTGCACGCCTTATTTAAGTAG
- the dnaC gene encoding DNA replication protein DnaC — protein sequence MKEFGELMKRLQKMMPANVKPAFTTGEELLAWQKEQGEIRAAALARENRAMKMQRTFNRSGIRPLHQNCSFDNYKVESQGQLKALQQARQYVEEFDGNIASFIFSGKPGTGKNHLAAAICNELLLRGKSVLIITVADIMSAMKDTFSNRETSEEQLLNDLSNVDLLVIDEIGVQTESRYEKVIINQIVDRRSSSKRPTGMLTNHNVDEMTRLLGERVMDRMKLGNSLYVIFDWESYRSRVTGKEY from the coding sequence ATGAAAGAGTTCGGCGAACTGATGAAGCGTCTGCAAAAGATGATGCCCGCCAACGTCAAACCGGCCTTTACCACCGGCGAAGAGCTGCTGGCGTGGCAGAAGGAGCAGGGTGAGATCCGCGCCGCAGCGCTGGCGCGTGAGAACCGCGCCATGAAAATGCAGCGCACCTTTAACCGCTCCGGTATTCGCCCCCTGCATCAAAACTGTTCCTTCGATAACTATAAAGTCGAGAGCCAGGGGCAGCTAAAAGCCCTGCAACAGGCGCGCCAGTATGTCGAGGAATTTGACGGCAATATCGCCAGCTTTATCTTCAGCGGCAAGCCGGGCACCGGCAAAAACCACCTTGCGGCGGCGATCTGCAATGAGCTGCTGCTGCGGGGCAAATCGGTGCTGATTATCACCGTGGCCGATATCATGTCGGCGATGAAAGATACCTTCAGCAACCGGGAAACCAGCGAAGAGCAGCTGCTGAACGATCTGAGTAACGTGGATCTGCTGGTGATCGATGAGATCGGCGTACAGACCGAATCACGCTATGAAAAAGTGATCATCAACCAGATCGTTGACCGTCGCTCCTCCTCCAAGCGCCCTACCGGCATGCTCACCAACCACAACGTGGATGAGATGACCCGCCTGCTGGGTGAACGGGTGATGGATCGCATGAAGCTCGGCAACAGCCTGTATGTGATTTTTGACTGGGAAAGCTATCGCAGCCGCGTTACCGGTAAAGAGTATTAG
- the hpaR gene encoding homoprotocatechuate degradation operon regulator HpaR yields MHDSLTIALLQARETAMTFFRPIIKQHNLTEQQWRIVRVLAEHPSMDFHDLAFRTCILRPSLTGILTRMERDGLVLRLKPLNDQRKLYVSLTQTGQKLYETAQAQVEEVYRQLEAQYSPEKMQQLTALLREFIALGDRHNARQEDE; encoded by the coding sequence ATGCACGATTCGTTAACTATCGCACTACTCCAGGCGCGGGAAACCGCGATGACCTTTTTTCGCCCGATTATCAAGCAGCACAACCTGACGGAGCAGCAGTGGCGGATCGTACGCGTGCTGGCGGAACACCCGTCGATGGATTTTCACGATCTGGCTTTTCGCACCTGCATTCTGCGTCCGAGCCTGACCGGCATCCTCACGCGCATGGAGCGCGACGGGCTGGTGCTGCGCTTAAAGCCGCTCAACGACCAGCGCAAGCTGTACGTCTCCCTGACGCAGACCGGGCAGAAGCTGTATGAAACCGCGCAGGCGCAGGTGGAAGAGGTTTACCGGCAACTCGAGGCGCAATATTCGCCAGAGAAGATGCAACAGCTGACCGCGCTGCTGCGGGAGTTTATTGCACTGGGCGATCGGCATAATGCCAGACAGGAAGATGAGTAG
- the opgB gene encoding phosphatidylglycerol--membrane-oligosaccharide glycerophosphotransferase produces the protein MSEFISVALFIASVVIYARKAGRNTWWFAVTLLVLGLFVVLNITLYASDYFTGDGINDAVLYTLTNSLTGAGVSKYILPGVGVVVALVGVFALLGWILRRRRHHPHHLGYSLLALVLALASVDASPAFHQITELVKSQSRDGDPDFAAYYKEPGKTIPNPKLNLVYIYGESLERTYFDNNAFPDLAPELGAIKNEGIDFSHTAQLPGTDYTIAGMVASQCGIPLFAPFEGNASASVSSFFPKNICLGDILKNSGYENYFMQGANLRFAGKDVFLQSHGFDHLYGAEELKTTVADPAYRNDWGFYDDTVLDETWKKFEELSQSGKRFSLFALTVDTHHPDGFISRTCQRKSYAIDGKPNQSFSAVGCSQEHIAALIEKIKASPYFKNTVIVVSSDHLAMKNTAWDALNKQDRSNLFFILRGDKPQQEVMAVKRNTMDNGATVLDILGGDNFIGLGRSSLSGQSLSEVFLNMKDKMLAWKPDVIRLWNFPRELKDFTIDSQKSMMAFSGSHFRLPLLLRVSDKRVEPMPESEYSTPLRYQLADFAPRDNFVWVDRCYKMGQLWSPPLALSTDWCVSQGQLGGEQTVQRVDKAHWKGKTAFKDTVINTDRYQHNVDTLRVSDNDIRYKADSFIFNVAGAPEEVKQFSGISRPESWGRWSNAQLGNEVKIEYNQPLPTKFDLVITAKAWGPNANKPIPVRIGDKEQTLTLGNDVTTTTLHFDNPSRSNTLVIVPPAPESTNEGNILGHSPRQLGIGMVEIKVVNAEG, from the coding sequence TTGTCAGAGTTTATTTCTGTTGCCCTGTTTATCGCCTCGGTGGTGATTTATGCCCGCAAGGCGGGACGTAATACCTGGTGGTTTGCCGTCACCCTTCTGGTGCTGGGGCTTTTTGTCGTTTTAAACATTACTCTCTACGCCAGCGACTATTTTACCGGGGATGGTATTAACGATGCCGTCCTCTATACCCTGACCAACAGCCTGACCGGCGCTGGGGTTAGTAAGTACATACTTCCGGGTGTTGGCGTGGTGGTTGCGCTGGTGGGCGTGTTTGCCCTGCTGGGCTGGATCCTGCGTCGCCGCCGTCATCATCCACATCACCTCGGCTACAGCCTGCTGGCGCTGGTGCTGGCGCTCGCCTCGGTGGATGCCAGCCCGGCGTTCCATCAGATCACCGAGCTGGTGAAATCGCAGTCGCGCGACGGCGATCCCGACTTTGCGGCGTATTACAAAGAGCCGGGCAAAACGATCCCCAACCCGAAACTCAACCTCGTCTATATCTATGGCGAAAGTCTTGAGCGCACCTATTTCGATAATAATGCCTTCCCGGACCTCGCCCCGGAACTGGGTGCCATTAAGAACGAAGGGATCGATTTCAGCCACACCGCACAGCTACCGGGCACCGATTACACCATCGCCGGGATGGTCGCGTCTCAGTGCGGCATCCCGCTGTTCGCGCCCTTTGAAGGCAACGCCTCGGCCTCGGTCTCCAGCTTCTTCCCGAAGAATATCTGCCTTGGCGATATCCTGAAAAATTCCGGATACGAGAACTATTTCATGCAGGGTGCCAACCTGCGCTTCGCCGGGAAAGACGTCTTCCTGCAGTCCCACGGCTTTGACCACCTGTACGGCGCAGAGGAGTTAAAAACCACCGTCGCGGACCCGGCATACCGCAACGACTGGGGCTTCTACGACGACACGGTGCTGGATGAAACCTGGAAAAAATTCGAGGAGCTGTCGCAGTCCGGCAAACGCTTCTCGCTGTTTGCCCTGACGGTAGATACCCACCACCCGGATGGCTTTATCTCCCGCACCTGCCAGCGCAAGAGCTACGCGATTGACGGTAAACCGAATCAGTCGTTCAGCGCGGTGGGCTGTAGCCAGGAGCATATCGCGGCGCTGATCGAAAAAATCAAAGCCTCGCCGTACTTTAAAAATACGGTCATTGTGGTCTCTTCCGATCATCTGGCGATGAAGAACACCGCCTGGGATGCGCTCAACAAGCAGGATCGCAGCAACCTGTTCTTTATCCTGCGTGGCGACAAACCTCAGCAGGAGGTCATGGCCGTTAAGCGCAACACTATGGATAACGGCGCAACGGTGCTGGATATTCTCGGCGGGGATAACTTTATCGGCCTCGGCCGCAGCAGCCTCTCCGGGCAGTCGCTGTCAGAGGTATTCCTCAACATGAAGGACAAAATGCTGGCGTGGAAACCGGACGTTATCCGCCTGTGGAATTTCCCGAGAGAGCTGAAAGATTTCACCATCGACAGTCAGAAAAGCATGATGGCGTTCTCAGGGAGCCACTTCCGTCTGCCGCTGTTGCTGCGCGTCTCCGATAAGCGCGTCGAACCGATGCCGGAAAGCGAATACTCGACCCCGCTGCGCTACCAGCTGGCCGACTTCGCCCCGCGGGATAACTTCGTCTGGGTCGATCGCTGCTACAAGATGGGTCAACTGTGGTCGCCGCCGCTGGCGCTCTCCACCGACTGGTGTGTTTCTCAGGGCCAGCTGGGTGGCGAGCAAACCGTGCAGCGTGTCGATAAAGCGCATTGGAAGGGCAAAACGGCCTTTAAAGATACCGTCATCAATACTGACCGGTATCAGCATAACGTTGATACGCTGAGAGTGTCCGATAACGATATTCGCTACAAAGCTGATAGCTTCATCTTTAACGTCGCCGGTGCGCCGGAAGAGGTGAAGCAGTTCAGCGGCATTTCCCGCCCGGAATCCTGGGGACGCTGGTCTAACGCCCAGCTGGGGAATGAGGTGAAAATCGAATACAACCAGCCGCTGCCGACGAAATTCGACCTGGTGATCACCGCCAAAGCCTGGGGGCCAAACGCCAATAAACCTATTCCGGTGCGGATAGGCGATAAAGAGCAAACCCTGACCCTCGGTAATGACGTCACCACTACCACGCTGCATTTCGACAACCCGTCGCGCAGCAATACGCTGGTGATTGTGCCTCCGGCACCGGAGTCCACCAACGAGGGAAATATCCTGGGTCACTCTCCGCGCCAGCTGGGGATCGGCATGGTGGAGATCAAAGTGGTGAACGCCGAAGGGTAA
- a CDS encoding DUF2501 domain-containing protein, producing MKTHFLLSAAVSALLVTGAAQAASSWQDTLNSAASQLSAGNNSTSTTTSQNGGLSLSSLTGLLNSGTESLSASNMNNAAGILEYCAKEKLASMTDATNIKNQVLGKLGLETPQEQQQDTNYLEGIQGLLNANNGEQLNLETIGNTPLAKKVKAQACDFVLKQGLSFIS from the coding sequence ATGAAAACACATTTTCTTCTCAGCGCCGCAGTAAGCGCCCTGCTGGTCACCGGCGCGGCACAGGCGGCCTCCTCCTGGCAGGATACGCTCAACAGCGCCGCCAGCCAGCTTAGCGCGGGCAACAACAGCACCAGTACCACCACATCCCAGAACGGCGGCCTCTCCCTCTCCTCGCTGACCGGCCTGCTCAACAGCGGCACCGAGTCGCTCAGCGCCAGCAACATGAATAACGCGGCCGGGATCCTTGAATACTGCGCCAAAGAGAAGCTGGCCTCGATGACCGATGCCACCAATATTAAAAATCAGGTATTAGGGAAACTGGGGCTGGAAACCCCGCAAGAGCAGCAGCAGGACACCAACTATCTGGAAGGGATCCAGGGTCTGCTGAATGCGAATAACGGCGAGCAGCTTAATCTGGAAACCATCGGCAACACGCCGCTGGCGAAAAAGGTCAAAGCCCAGGCCTGTGATTTTGTCCTGAAACAGGGGCTCAGCTTTATCTCCTGA
- the tsr gene encoding methyl-accepting chemotaxis protein, producing MLNRIKIVTSLLLVLVIFGLLQLTSGGLFFNALKHDKENFTVLQTIRQQQSTLNSSWVALLQTRNTLNRAGIRYMMDQNNIGSGATVNDLMQIASASLKQAEKSWAEYEALPRDPRQSEGAALEIKRNYDIYHGALAELIQLLGAGKINEFFDQPTQSYQDGFEKQYVNYLQQNDHLYQTAVDDSNSSYSQAIWILLSVLILVLVVIVAVWGGIRHALIVPLNRLTDSIRHIASGDLVKRIEVEGSNEMGQLADTLRHMQAELMRTVGDVRNGANAIYSGASEISMGNNDLSSRTEQQAASLEETAASMEELTATVKQNAENARQASHLALSASETAQKGGKVVDNVVQTMRDIAGSSQKIADIISVIDGIAFQTNILALNAAVEAARAGEQGRGFAVVAGEVRNLAQRSAQAAREIKSLIEDSVGRVELGSTLVESAGETMGEIVSAVTRVTDIMGEIASASDEQSRGIDQVGLAVAEMDRVTQQNASLVQESAAAAAALEEQASRLTQAVAVFRIQQEQQKARAHAAVKTVATPLTTRKAAVSDSGDNWETF from the coding sequence ATGTTAAATCGTATCAAGATTGTTACCAGCTTATTGCTGGTTTTGGTTATTTTTGGCCTTTTACAACTCACATCCGGTGGTCTTTTCTTTAATGCCTTAAAGCATGACAAAGAAAACTTCACCGTCCTGCAAACCATTCGTCAGCAACAATCCACGCTTAACAGCAGCTGGGTCGCGTTGCTGCAAACCCGTAACACCCTGAACCGCGCGGGTATCCGCTACATGATGGATCAGAACAACATCGGTAGCGGTGCGACCGTAAACGATCTGATGCAGATTGCTTCTGCTTCCCTGAAGCAGGCGGAAAAAAGCTGGGCGGAATACGAAGCCCTGCCGCGTGACCCGCGTCAGAGCGAAGGCGCCGCGCTGGAAATCAAACGTAACTACGACATCTATCACGGTGCGCTGGCCGAGCTGATCCAGCTCCTGGGCGCAGGCAAGATTAACGAGTTCTTCGATCAGCCGACCCAGAGCTACCAGGACGGTTTTGAGAAGCAGTACGTTAACTATCTGCAGCAGAACGACCATCTGTACCAGACTGCCGTCGATGACAGCAACAGCTCCTACAGCCAGGCCATCTGGATCCTGCTCAGCGTGCTGATCCTGGTGCTGGTGGTGATCGTTGCCGTCTGGGGTGGCATCCGTCACGCCCTGATCGTGCCGCTGAACCGCCTGACCGACAGCATTCGCCATATCGCCAGCGGCGACCTGGTGAAGCGCATCGAGGTGGAAGGCTCTAACGAGATGGGGCAGCTGGCCGATACGCTGCGTCATATGCAGGCTGAACTGATGCGTACCGTGGGCGACGTGCGTAATGGCGCCAATGCCATTTACAGCGGTGCGAGCGAAATCTCCATGGGCAACAACGATCTCTCCTCCCGTACTGAGCAGCAGGCCGCTTCCCTGGAAGAGACCGCTGCCAGCATGGAAGAGCTGACCGCTACCGTGAAGCAGAACGCCGAGAACGCCCGTCAGGCAAGCCATCTGGCGCTGAGCGCGTCCGAAACCGCGCAGAAAGGCGGTAAAGTGGTGGATAACGTGGTGCAGACCATGCGTGACATCGCCGGCAGTTCGCAGAAGATTGCCGACATCATCAGCGTGATCGACGGTATTGCTTTCCAGACCAACATCCTGGCGCTGAACGCTGCGGTTGAAGCGGCGCGTGCCGGTGAGCAGGGTCGTGGTTTTGCGGTGGTGGCCGGTGAAGTGCGTAACCTGGCGCAGCGCAGCGCCCAGGCAGCCCGCGAGATCAAGAGTCTGATTGAAGACTCCGTGGGTCGCGTTGAGCTGGGTTCTACCCTGGTTGAGAGCGCCGGTGAAACCATGGGCGAGATCGTCAGCGCGGTGACCCGCGTGACCGACATCATGGGCGAAATCGCCTCTGCTTCTGACGAGCAGAGCCGCGGTATCGACCAGGTGGGTCTGGCGGTCGCCGAGATGGATCGTGTGACGCAGCAGAACGCCTCGCTGGTGCAGGAATCTGCGGCAGCGGCGGCGGCACTGGAAGAGCAGGCGAGCCGCCTGACTCAGGCGGTCGCGGTGTTCCGTATTCAGCAGGAGCAGCAGAAAGCCCGCGCGCACGCGGCGGTAAAAACCGTCGCAACGCCGTTAACGACGCGTAAAGCGGCCGTTTCCGACAGCGGTGATAACTGGGAAACCTTCTGA
- the hpaH gene encoding 2-oxo-hept-4-ene-1,7-dioate hydratase, with protein sequence MLDKQTHTLIAHRLHQAEQTREQIRAISLDYPAITIEDAYAVQREWVSLKIAEGRILKGHKIGLTSKAMQASSQISEPDYGALLDDMFFHDGSDIPTDRFIVPRIEVELAFVLAKPLRGPNCTMFDVYNATDYVIPALELIDARCHNIDPETQRPRKVFDTISDNAANAGVILGGRPIRPDELDLRWISALLYRNGVIEETGVAAGVLNHPANGVAWLANKLAPYDVQLEPGQIILGGSFTRPVTASKGDTFHVDYGNMGSISCRFV encoded by the coding sequence ATGCTCGACAAACAGACCCATACCCTGATTGCCCATCGCCTGCATCAGGCGGAACAGACCCGGGAGCAGATCCGCGCGATCTCGCTGGATTACCCGGCGATCACTATTGAAGACGCCTACGCCGTGCAGCGCGAATGGGTGAGCCTGAAAATCGCCGAAGGCCGCATCCTGAAGGGCCACAAGATCGGCCTGACTTCAAAAGCGATGCAGGCCAGCTCGCAGATCAGCGAGCCGGACTACGGCGCCCTGCTCGACGACATGTTTTTCCACGACGGCAGCGATATCCCCACCGACCGCTTTATCGTCCCGCGCATCGAAGTGGAGCTGGCCTTCGTGCTGGCGAAACCGCTGCGCGGCCCGAACTGCACGATGTTCGACGTCTATAACGCCACGGATTACGTCATCCCGGCGCTGGAGCTGATCGACGCCCGCTGCCACAACATCGATCCTGAAACCCAGCGCCCGCGCAAAGTGTTCGACACCATCTCCGACAACGCCGCCAACGCCGGGGTGATCCTCGGTGGCCGCCCGATCCGCCCGGACGAGCTGGATCTGCGCTGGATCTCCGCCCTGCTCTACCGCAACGGGGTGATCGAAGAGACCGGCGTCGCCGCGGGGGTGCTCAACCACCCGGCCAACGGCGTGGCCTGGCTGGCGAACAAGCTGGCGCCGTATGACGTGCAGCTGGAGCCGGGACAGATCATCCTCGGCGGCTCCTTCACCCGCCCGGTCACCGCCAGCAAGGGCGACACCTTCCATGTCGATTACGGCAACATGGGCTCCATCAGCTGCCGCTTTGTATAA
- the hpaE gene encoding 5-carboxymethyl-2-hydroxymuconate semialdehyde dehydrogenase, with amino-acid sequence MKKINHWINGKNVAGSETFHTTNPATGEVLAEVASGGEAEINQAVEAAKAAFPKWANLPMKERARLMRRLGDLIDQNVPEIAAMETADTGLPIHQTKNVLIPRASHNFEFFAEVCQQMNGKTYPVDDKMLNYTLVQPVGVCALVSPWNVPFMTATWKVAPCLALGNTAVLKMSELSPLTADRLGELALEAGIPAGVLNVVQGYGATAGDALVRHHDVRAVSFTGGTATGRRIMQTAGLKKYSMELGGKSPVLIFEDADIERALDAALFTIFSINGERCTAGSRIFIQQSIYPEFVKRFAERANRLRVGDPTDPNTQIGALISQQHWEKVSGYIRLGIEEGATLLAGGPDKPADLPAHLKGGNFLRPTVLADVDNRMRVAQEEIFGPVACLLSFKDEAEGLRLANDVEYGLASYIWTQDVSKVLRLARNIEAGMVFVNTQNVRDLRQPFGGVKASGTGREGGEYSFEVFAEMKNVCISMGDHPIPKWGV; translated from the coding sequence ATGAAAAAGATAAACCACTGGATCAACGGCAAAAACGTGGCGGGTAGCGAGACTTTCCACACCACCAACCCGGCTACCGGCGAGGTGCTGGCAGAGGTGGCTTCGGGGGGTGAAGCCGAGATTAACCAGGCGGTAGAGGCGGCGAAAGCGGCGTTCCCGAAATGGGCCAACCTGCCGATGAAGGAGCGCGCGCGCCTGATGCGCCGCCTGGGCGATCTCATCGACCAGAACGTGCCGGAGATCGCGGCGATGGAGACCGCCGATACCGGCCTGCCGATCCACCAGACTAAAAACGTGTTGATCCCCCGGGCGTCGCACAACTTCGAGTTCTTCGCCGAAGTGTGCCAGCAGATGAACGGCAAAACCTACCCGGTCGACGACAAGATGCTCAACTACACCCTGGTGCAGCCGGTAGGCGTTTGTGCCCTGGTGTCACCGTGGAACGTGCCGTTCATGACCGCCACCTGGAAGGTTGCGCCCTGCCTGGCCTTAGGCAATACCGCGGTGCTGAAGATGTCTGAACTCTCCCCGCTGACCGCCGACCGGCTGGGCGAACTGGCGCTGGAAGCCGGCATTCCAGCGGGCGTGCTGAACGTGGTGCAGGGCTACGGCGCAACGGCAGGCGATGCGCTGGTGCGCCATCACGATGTACGCGCCGTCTCCTTCACCGGCGGCACCGCCACCGGACGCCGCATCATGCAGACCGCCGGACTGAAAAAATACTCGATGGAGCTGGGCGGAAAATCCCCGGTGCTGATTTTTGAGGATGCCGATATCGAACGCGCCCTGGACGCCGCCCTGTTCACCATCTTCTCGATTAACGGCGAACGCTGCACCGCCGGCTCGCGCATTTTCATCCAGCAGAGCATCTACCCGGAATTCGTCAAACGCTTTGCCGAGCGCGCCAACCGTCTGCGCGTAGGCGACCCGACCGATCCGAACACCCAGATCGGGGCGCTGATCAGCCAGCAGCACTGGGAGAAGGTCTCCGGCTACATCCGCCTCGGCATTGAAGAGGGGGCCACCCTGCTGGCGGGCGGGCCGGACAAACCGGCGGATCTGCCTGCCCACCTGAAGGGCGGCAACTTCCTGCGTCCGACCGTGCTGGCGGACGTCGACAACCGCATGCGCGTGGCCCAGGAGGAGATCTTCGGCCCGGTGGCCTGCCTGCTGTCATTTAAAGATGAAGCGGAAGGGCTGCGGCTGGCCAACGACGTGGAGTACGGCCTGGCCTCCTACATCTGGACCCAGGACGTCAGCAAGGTGCTGCGCCTGGCCCGCAACATCGAAGCGGGCATGGTGTTTGTGAACACCCAGAACGTGCGCGATCTGCGCCAGCCGTTTGGCGGCGTGAAGGCCTCCGGCACCGGCCGTGAAGGCGGGGAATACAGCTTTGAGGTGTTCGCGGAGATGAAAAACGTCTGTATCTCCATGGGCGATCATCCGATCCCAAAATGGGGGGTATGA